Within Halorubrum lacusprofundi ATCC 49239, the genomic segment CGTCGAACGCCTTCACGTCCATGTCGCGGTAGAAGTACTCCACCCAGAGGCCGTTCTCGATGGCGCCTAACAGCGACGCGTGGATGTTCCAGTTGTAGTGGGGCGCGATCTGCACGTCGTACGCCGACGCGTAGTGAGCGATCTTCAGCCACTCCGTGATCCCGCCGCAGACGGTGACGTCGGGCTGGAGGATCGTCGCCGCGCCGGAGTCGACGAGCCGCGCGAAGTTGTGTCGGGTCCCCTCCAGTTCGCCGGTGGCGACGGGGTAGTCGATCCCGTCGTTCACCTCGGCCATCGTGTCGACGCGGTCGATCATCACGGGCTCCTCGATGAAGTACGGGTCGTAGGGCTCGAACGCCCGACAGTTGCGGAGCGCCTCCGTGGAGGACCCCCAGACGCCGTTGGCATCAAGCAGGAGGGTGCGCTCGTCACCGATCTCGTCGCGCACCGCGGCGACGCGCTCGACCTCCTCGGCGGCCGACAGGCGACCGACCTTCATCTTCACGATGTCGTGGCCCTCGTCGAGGTACCGTCGCATCTCGCCGCGAAGCGCTTCGTGGCCCTTCTCGTCGCGGTAGTAGCCGCCGCTGGCGTACGACGGCACCGACTCCGAGTGGCCGCCGAGCAGCTTGTGGAGCGGCATCTCCGCGGCCTTCGCCTTCACGTCCCAGAGCGCGATGTCGACGGTCGAAATCGCGCGCAAGAAGAGGCCGGTGCGGCCGATCTGGACGTTGCCGTCGTACATCTTGTGCCACAATCGCTCGGTGTCGCGGGGGTCCTCACCGACGAGCAGCGGTTCGAGCATCGACTCGACCGCGTCGGCGATGAGGCCGGCTCCCTCGTACCCGAGCGAGTAGCCGACCCCCTCGTGGCCGGTGTCAGTCCTGACGTACGTGATCGCGTGATCCCGATAGGTGAGCGTCCGGTTGGAGAACGACACCGGCGACTCCAGCGGGAGCTTGATCGGAAATGACTCGACTTCGGTTATTTCCATGTGTGCAGCGGCGTCACACGGGTACAAGTAGACCCCTGTATCGGCAAGCCTCTCACCGGCTGTCGTCGCGACAGCATGCTTACAACTGGCAGTCTCACCCGCAGCTTTTGTACTGGCGCCGCGAGGGACCCCACATGGAGTTCCCCGACCGACGTGACGTCGACCACCTCATCGATCCGCAGCCGCTCCCGGAGTTCGCGCGGGTGCGGTACGAGCCGCGGACGGAGCGCCTCGACGACCCGGTCGCGGCGACCCGCGACGAACTCGACGCGCTCGACCTCGACGCCCTCCCCGAGGGCGCGACGGTGGCGGTCGGCGTCGGCAGCCGTGGGATCGACCGCATCGACGAAGTCGCGGCGGCGGTCGTCGCCCGGCTCGCCGAGCGCGGCTTCGACCCGGTCGTCGTGCCGGCGATGGGGAGCCACGGCGGCGCGACGCCCGAAGGGCAGCGCGAGGTGCTGGCGGCGCTCGGGGTCACCGAGGAGACCGTAGGCGCGCCGATCGACGCGCGAATGACGGCCAGAGCGTTAGCGACGGTGTCCGTCGGCGACGCGGAGACGCCCGTGTACTTCTCCGAGGCGGCGCTGGAAGCCGACACCGTGCTCGTGATAAACCGCGTGAAGGCCCACACCAACTTTACCGGGCCGATCGAGAGCGGGCTCGCGAAGATGACCGTCGTCGGCCTCGGCAAGCAGCGCGGCGCGAAGTCGTTCCACTCGACGGCGATCGCCGAGGGATACGTCGAGACGCTGACGGCAGCTCTCGACGTCATCGAGCGCGAGACACCGCTGATCGGCGGGATCGCGCTGGTCGAGAACTTCGAGGAGGAGAT encodes:
- a CDS encoding DUF362 domain-containing protein translates to MEFPDRRDVDHLIDPQPLPEFARVRYEPRTERLDDPVAATRDELDALDLDALPEGATVAVGVGSRGIDRIDEVAAAVVARLAERGFDPVVVPAMGSHGGATPEGQREVLAALGVTEETVGAPIDARMTARALATVSVGDAETPVYFSEAALEADTVLVINRVKAHTNFTGPIESGLAKMTVVGLGKQRGAKSFHSTAIAEGYVETLTAALDVIERETPLIGGIALVENFEEEIGHLEAVPAGSFLDREPELLERAYEEMPTLPVDDIDLLVIDEIGKEISGAGMDTNVIGRYRVLNAPDPETPAIDLIYVRGLTEATKGNGNGIGLADLTRQAAVDQLDMKKTYANALTSGSLSKSKLPVVAPDDEFALRTGAAALGGYDSETVRIVWIRNTEDLGELRVSDAVVDDLPEAARVVGRETVAFDDGTARFEAATDDDPDA
- a CDS encoding mandelate racemase/muconate lactonizing enzyme family protein, which translates into the protein MEITEVESFPIKLPLESPVSFSNRTLTYRDHAITYVRTDTGHEGVGYSLGYEGAGLIADAVESMLEPLLVGEDPRDTERLWHKMYDGNVQIGRTGLFLRAISTVDIALWDVKAKAAEMPLHKLLGGHSESVPSYASGGYYRDEKGHEALRGEMRRYLDEGHDIVKMKVGRLSAAEEVERVAAVRDEIGDERTLLLDANGVWGSSTEALRNCRAFEPYDPYFIEEPVMIDRVDTMAEVNDGIDYPVATGELEGTRHNFARLVDSGAATILQPDVTVCGGITEWLKIAHYASAYDVQIAPHYNWNIHASLLGAIENGLWVEYFYRDMDVKAFDDVVADPVKPGNDGSIELPDRPGHGVPLDKDALAKFADD